The Parafrankia discariae genomic sequence CGCGGCGGAGAAGCCGTAGGGGAAGGTGCGGTCCTCCAGGCCCTTGATGAACGAGGTGCCCCCGGAGGTCTGGATGACCGGGCAGGCCATCGCCTCGGCCAGCGCGCGCACGGACTCCCCCGCCCGGGAGGTGTGCACCCCGTGCCCGACCAGCAGGATCGGCTGCCTGGCCGCGCGGATGTACGCCGCGGCCTCGTCGATCCGGTCCTGACCCGCGGTCTGGTCCACCAGCCGGTACGCCGCCGGCGGCAGGGGTTCCGGGACGTCGAGCTCCTCGAGGATCACGTTCGAGGGGTACTCGATGTACACCGGGCCCGGCGTGCCCGACAGGGCCTTGCGCAGACCCTGACGGATGATCTCGTCGGTCTGGTCGGGGTACTCGATGCTCGCGCTGTACTTCACCGACGGCGCGAACAGGTCGGCCTGCTGCACGAACTGGATCCGCCCCCGGCGGACCCGCTGCTCGGTGATCCGGGCCCGCTGACCACCCAGGAAGATCACCGGCGAGTTCTCGACCTTCGCGCACATCATCGCGCCGGCCAGGTTCGCGACACCCGGGCCCAGGGTGCCGATCGCCAGCGCCGCCTTCCCCGTCATCCGCGACACCGCCTCCGCCATGAACCCGGCGGACTCCTCATGGTGCGGCGACACCACGGTCCAGCCACGCTCCTGCGCGAGGTGGAACATGTGCACGAAGTTCGGGTCCGGAATACCGAAGATCGTCTTGATCCCCTCGGCCTCGAACAACTGGAGGATGCGCTCGTAAACTTTTACCGCCATATTCGCCCCTCTCGGCAATAATCGCGAATTCGCCACGGAGGCCACGGACGCCGTCATCACGGATGCCGTCAACCTGCTTCGTGCGCGCCGCGGGCGAGGTGGCCTGGACGGGCACCACGCCCGGGTCGGTCAGTCGGTTCGCGGCGACCTCGGCTGGTCGGCCCGGCCCCGGTTGTCGCCTCGCCGCCCAGCTCCGCCCGGCCGCGTGCGGCGGAGCGTCGCGTTCCAGGACACCGCGTTCCAGGGTGCCGCCATCCCGGTCGCCGTGCTGCGGGTCGCGGTGATGTAGGTCGCCGTGGTCCGGTCCGTCGAGGGCCTGCGTTGGCCATCCGAACACCGCCTCAGGGAGGAAGGGTGTATGCAATATAGGTCGGAGGACCGTTTTGTTGCAAGACTCTTGCGATGCTTCCGGGCAAAGTGTATGCAATAAGGGCCGGTTGCCGAGCCGACGCGACAGGGGGTCGCGGCTGCCGGCACCGCCGGCCGGTGACGCGCGCGGCCGGGTGACCCACACCGTCCGGCGCGGGTCGGTGCGGGCTCCGGTGACCGGTGCGGGCTCCGGTGACGAGGTCGGTGAGCTCGCCGTCCGGCGTCTCCGGCCCGGCGCGGGTCGGCCCGGCGCGTGCCACGCCGGTGGTCGCGTGCCACGCACCGCTCGCCACTCATCGCTCGCCGGGAACGGACAGAGCCGGGACTCGACGGAACGGAGCTTGTGATGACGGACGCGTTAGGCTGGCGACTGAAACTGGGTGTGGTCACGCCCTCGGTGAACACCGTCGTGCAGCCCGAGTATGACGACATGCGGCCGCGCGGAGTGACCAACCACATCGCGCGCATTCACATCCCCGACTGGGTTGTCAACAACGACGAGGACTTCGACGGGCTCGTCCGGGACATCGACCGCAATGTCGACGACGCGGTCGGGTCCGTCCTGACCTGCGACCCGGCGTGTGTCGTGCTCGGGGTCTCCATCGAGGCGGTCTACGGCGACCCGAAGGCCGGTGAGGCGATCCGGGACCGGCTGCGGGCCAAGTTCGGTGAGGATCTTCAGCTCATCCACGCCGGAGACGCGATCCCCAGCGCGCTGCGGGCGGTCGGTGTCGAGGACGGGCCCATCAGTCTGATCACCCCCTATCAGCCGTCCTCGGAGCCGCATCTGCGTTCCTTCGTGGAGAGCCGCGGCTACGAGCTGCACACCGCGGTCCACCTGCGCAGCCCCACGGCGGTGCAGATCGCGCACACCTCGGGGGAGACCCTGCGGCGCGAGCTGAAGCGGCTCGCCGCCGACCGGCCGCGGGCGATCGTCCAGTTCGGCGCGAACATGTCCATGGGCCGGATCGCCGCGGAGGCCGAGCAGTGGCTCGAGCTTCCGGTGATCTCGGTCAACACGGCGACCTACTGGTACGCGCTGCGCAGCAACGACGTCGACGACCAGGCGGAGGGCTTCGGGCAGCTCCTGGCCCACCACTGACGCCCGCGGCCGAGGCCCTGGAGGCACGAATGCCCCACGAGTACCCGACGTTGTTCTCCCCGATCGCACTGGGGCCGCGTACGGCCCGCAACCGGCTCTGGCTCGCCGCGCACGCCACCGAGTTCTCCACCGACGGCACCTTCGCCGACGCCAGCGCGGACTACTACGCCGAGCGGGCCCGCGGCGGGGTGGCCGTGATCACCATGGAGGCCATGGCGGTGCACCCGACCACCCGGCCCCGGCGCGGGGTGATCCTGGCCTACGAGGAAGCGGTGGTGGACAGCTACCGCAAGATCGCGGCCGCCGTCCAGCCGCACGGCACGCTGCTGATGGCCCAGCTGTGGCACCGCGGGCGGCAGACCGACGGCATCATCAGCCGGCTGCCCACCTGGGCGCCGAGCCCGGTGCCCGACACGGTGTACCGGGAGATCCCGCATGAGGTGACCCACCGGGAGATCGACGAGCTGGTCGCGCACTACGTCCTGGCGGCGCGGTACGCGATCCAGGGCGGTGTCGACGGCGTCGAGGTCCACGGGCTGGCGCACGGCTACCTGCTCGGCCAGTTCCTGTCCCCCGCCACGAACCACCGCACCGACGAGTACGGCGGCTCGTTCGAGGGGCGGATCCGCATCGTCCGCCGCATCGTCGAGGAGGTGCGCCAGGTCGTTCCCGCCGACCGGGTGCTCGGGATCCGGGTCAACAGCAACGACGGCCCCGGGCAGGGCCTCGACAACGCCGACTGGGTGCGCATCGCGACGGAGGTCGAGAGCTGGGGCGCCCTGGACTACATCTCCACCACCCAGGGCACCTACCTGGACCGGATGCAGATCTACGGCACCTCGGCGGCGCGGCCCGCCGGCTACGAGGTCGCCGACACCGCGAACATCACCCGCGCGGTCTCGCTGCCGGTCGTGGCCGTCGGGCGGATCACCACCCCGGAGATGGCCGAGGACATCCTCGCGAGCGGCCGGGCGCAGTTCGTCGGCATGGCCCGTCAGCTGATCGCCGATCCGCTGTGGGCGGTCAAGGCCGAGCAGGGGCGCCCGGACGACATCCGGCCCTGCGTCGGCGCGAACTGGTGCGTCGCCTCCTTCGCTCGCGGCCCGCTGGCGTGCATCCACAATCCGCAGGTCGGCCGGGAGCGGGAGTTCCGGCACGACGAGACCCGGCAGCGGCGTCGCCGGCGGGTCGCGGTCGTCGGCGGCGGTCCGGCCGGGCTGCGTGCCGCGCTGACCGCCGCCGAGCTCGGCCACGAGGTCACCCTCTTCGAGCAGGACGACACCCTCGGCGGCCAGGTCAACCTGATCGCGCGGGCACCGTCCTACCGGGAGTGGACCGGGGTGACCGACTGGCTGATCACCCAGCTGGCCCGGACCGACGTGACGGTCCAGCT encodes the following:
- a CDS encoding thiamine pyrophosphate-binding protein, giving the protein MAVKVYERILQLFEAEGIKTIFGIPDPNFVHMFHLAQERGWTVVSPHHEESAGFMAEAVSRMTGKAALAIGTLGPGVANLAGAMMCAKVENSPVIFLGGQRARITEQRVRRGRIQFVQQADLFAPSVKYSASIEYPDQTDEIIRQGLRKALSGTPGPVYIEYPSNVILEELDVPEPLPPAAYRLVDQTAGQDRIDEAAAYIRAARQPILLVGHGVHTSRAGESVRALAEAMACPVIQTSGGTSFIKGLEDRTFPYGFSAA
- a CDS encoding maleate cis-trans isomerase family protein; this translates as MTDALGWRLKLGVVTPSVNTVVQPEYDDMRPRGVTNHIARIHIPDWVVNNDEDFDGLVRDIDRNVDDAVGSVLTCDPACVVLGVSIEAVYGDPKAGEAIRDRLRAKFGEDLQLIHAGDAIPSALRAVGVEDGPISLITPYQPSSEPHLRSFVESRGYELHTAVHLRSPTAVQIAHTSGETLRRELKRLAADRPRAIVQFGANMSMGRIAAEAEQWLELPVISVNTATYWYALRSNDVDDQAEGFGQLLAHH
- a CDS encoding oxidoreductase, which encodes MPHEYPTLFSPIALGPRTARNRLWLAAHATEFSTDGTFADASADYYAERARGGVAVITMEAMAVHPTTRPRRGVILAYEEAVVDSYRKIAAAVQPHGTLLMAQLWHRGRQTDGIISRLPTWAPSPVPDTVYREIPHEVTHREIDELVAHYVLAARYAIQGGVDGVEVHGLAHGYLLGQFLSPATNHRTDEYGGSFEGRIRIVRRIVEEVRQVVPADRVLGIRVNSNDGPGQGLDNADWVRIATEVESWGALDYISTTQGTYLDRMQIYGTSAARPAGYEVADTANITRAVSLPVVAVGRITTPEMAEDILASGRAQFVGMARQLIADPLWAVKAEQGRPDDIRPCVGANWCVASFARGPLACIHNPQVGREREFRHDETRQRRRRRVAVVGGGPAGLRAALTAAELGHEVTLFEQDDTLGGQVNLIARAPSYREWTGVTDWLITQLARTDVTVQLKHRATADELVGRFEAVVVATGSTPLRHGWTARRPERWARDATALPGSDQWNVYTPVEILTGGVDLPNRILIVDDTGDRQAFVTAEYLAQRRHEVHVISQYPQLGHAFADGHDLPFAFGQLRRSGVTFTPNVEVRAIDEDTVTLADVFTGETSQLSDVDGVVLVLGNTVDDLLARELDGTGLDVHLVGDAQAPRRIFNAIWEADTAARKI